The Manihot esculenta cultivar AM560-2 chromosome 1, M.esculenta_v8, whole genome shotgun sequence genome has a window encoding:
- the LOC110617200 gene encoding UDP-glycosyltransferase 73C3, which translates to MPSQTQQLHFVLFPLMAQGHMIPMIDIARLLAQHGVMISIVTTPLNAARFKTVLARAVKSGLKIQVFELQFPFEIAGLPEGCENFDMLPSLEMGKHMFTAIIELEKQADKLHEELIPQPSCIISDMCVTWTTRIASKWKVPRISFIGYSCFCMLCGHNMRVSKVLENITSESEYFTVPGLPDNIKFTKAQIPFLVNLDELANRILAAEKDSYGLIINTFEELEAPFLQQYKKAGQYNRIWCVGPVSQCNKDTLDKAERGNETCIKGHECLRWLDSWQPGSVVYACLGSLPNIPTSQFTELGLGLEASNRPFIWVVRGGERSKEIEKWISETGFEERTKGRGLVMCGWAPQVMILSHPAIGGFLTHCGWNSTLEAISSGVPVITWPLFADQFCNEKLAVQVLKIGVRVGVEVPERGVEEGQNGVLVKKEDVEKALNDLMKEGEEREERRRRVKELAEMAKKATEEGGSSCLNIKLLIQDIMQHVNEEASPPPIKYPENS; encoded by the coding sequence ATGCCTTCCCAAACCCAACAGCTTCACTTTGTGTTGTTTCCTCTTATGGCCCAAGGCCATATGATTCCCATGATAGACATCGCAAGACTATTAGCACAGCATGGCGTGATGATCAGTATAGTCACCACACCTCTCAATGCTGCTAGATTTAAAACAGTTCTTGCTCGTGCTGTAAAATCTGGACTCAAAATCCAGGTTTTTGAGCTCCAGTTTCCGTTCGAAATTGCAGGCTTACCGGAAGGGTGTGAGAATTTTGACATGCTGCCTTCACTGGAAATGGGCAAACATATGTTCACAGCTATTATCGAGCTTGAAAAGCAAGCAGATAAATTGCATGAAGAGCTGATCCCTCAGCCAAGCTGTATAATCTCCGATATGTGTGTTACATGGACTACTAGAATTGCTAGCAAATGGAAAGTTCCAAGGATCTCTTTCATTGGTTATAGCTGCTTTTGTATGTTGTGCGGGCACAACATGCGTGTTTCCAAGGTTCTAGAGAACATAACCTCAGAATCAGAATATTTCACTGTTCCAGGCTTGCCTGATAATATCAAATTTACTAAAGCACAGATACCCTTCCTTGTGAATTTGGATGAACTCGCCAATCGAATTCTTGCAGCTGAAAAGGACAGCTATGGTTTAATTATAAACACTTTTGAAGAGTTGGAGGCACCATTCCTCCAACAATACAAGAAAGCAGGGCAATATAATAGAATTTGGTGTGTTGGTCCCGTTTCGCAGTGCAACAAAGACACCTTGGACAAAGCTGAACGAGGTAATGAGACATGTATCAAAGGACATGAATGTTTAAGGTGGCTCGACTCCTGGCAACCAGGATCTGTAGTTTATGCCTGTCTTGGAAGTCTTCCCAATATACCAACTTCACAATTTACAGAGCTGGGCTTGGGCTTAGAGGCATCCAACAGACCATTTATTTGGGTTGTAAGGGGAGGAGAAAGATCAAAAGAAATAGAGAAGTGGATTTCAGAGACGGGATTTGAAGAGAGAACCAAAGGAAGAGGTCTTGTGATGTGCGGTTGGGCACCACAGGTGATGATACTGTCACACCCTGCAATCGGAGGTTTCTTAACACATTGTGGTTGGAATTCAACACTAGAAGCAATAAGTAGTGGCGTGCCTGTAATCACATGGCCACTCTTTGCAGACCAATTTTGTAATGAGAAGTTAGCAGTGCAGGTACTGAAGATAGGCGTCAGAGTTGGAGTGGAGGTTCCTGAGAGGGGAGTGGAGGAAGGGCAGAATGGTGTATTGGTGAAAAAGGAAGATGTTGAGAAGGCgttgaatgatttgatgaaagAAGGAGAGGAAAgggaagagagaagaagaagagttaaaGAGCTTGCAGAGATGGCAAAGAAAGCAACTGAGGAAGGAGGTTCTTCTTGTCTCAACATCAAACTTCTAATCCAAGATATCATGCAGCACGTAAATGAAGAAGCATCGCCTCCTCCAATTAAATATCCAGAAAATTCCTAA
- the LOC110620127 gene encoding UDP-glycosyltransferase 73C11, whose amino-acid sequence MPSQTQQLHFVLFPLMAQGHMIPMIDIARLLAQHGVMISIVTTPLNAARFKTVLARAVKSGLKIQVFELQFPSEIAGLPEGCENFDMLPSLEMGKQMFTAIIELEKQADKLLEELIPQPSCIISDMCFPWTVRVASKWKVPRISFIGFSCFCMLCCHNTRVSKVLENITSESEYFAVPGLPDSIKFTKAQMASLVKSDEFVNRMIAAEKDSYGIIINTFEELEAPFFQQYKKAGQYNRIWCVGPVSQCNKDTLDKAERGNETCIKGHECLRWLDSWQTGSVVYACLGSLPNIPTSQLIELGLGLEASNRPFIWVVRGGERSKEIEKWISETGFEERTKGRGLVICGWAPQVMILSHPAVGGFLTHCGWNSTLEAISNGVPLITWPLFADQFSNEKLAVQVLKIGVRVGVEVPERGVEEGQNGVLVKREDVKRAVDDLMKEGEESEERRRRVKELALMAKKATEKGGSSSLNIRLLIQDVTQHVNLEQTNLGQV is encoded by the coding sequence ATGCCTTCCCAAACCCAACAGCTTCACTTTGTGTTGTTTCCTCTTATGGCCCAAGGCCATATGATTCCCATGATAGACATCGCAAGACTATTAGCACAGCATGGCGTGATGATCAGTATAGTCACCACACCTCTCAATGCTGCTAGATTTAAAACAGTTCTTGCTCGTGCTGTAAAATCTGGACTCAAAATCCAGGTTTTTGAGCTCCAGTTTCCGTCCGAAATTGCAGGCTTGCCAGAAGGGTGTGAGAATTTTGACATGCTGCCTTCACTGGAAATGGGCAAACAAATGTTCACAGCGATTATCGAGCTTGAAAAGCAAGCAGATAAATTGCTTGAAGAGCTAATCCCTCAGCCAAGCTGTATAATCTCCGATATGTGTTTTCCATGGACTGTTAGAGTTGCTAGCAAATGGAAAGTTCCAAGGATTTCTTTCATTGGTTTTAGCTGCTTTTGCATGTTGTGCTGCCACAACACGCGTGTTTCCAAGGTTCTAGAGAACATAACCTCGGAATCAGAATATTTCGCTGTTCCAGGCTTGCCTGATAGTATTAAATTCACCAAAGCACAGATGGCCTCTCTTGTGAAATCGGATGAATTCGTCAATCGAATGATTGCAGCTGAAAAGGACAGCTATGGTATAATTATAAACACTTTCGAAGAGTTGGAGGCGCCATTCTTCCAACAATACAAGAAAGCAGGGCAATATAATAGAATTTGGTGTGTTGGTCCTGTTTCGCAGTGCAACAAAGACACCTTGGACAAAGCTGAACGAGGTAATGAGACATGTATCAAAGGACATGAATGTTTAAGGTGGCTCGACTCCTGGCAAACAGGATCTGTAGTTTATGCCTGTCTTGGAAGCCTTCCAAATATACCAACTTCACAACTGATAGAGCTGGGCTTGGGCTTGGAGGCATCCAACCGACCATTTATTTGGGTTGTAAGGGGAGGAGAAAGATCAAAAGAAATAGAGAAGTGGATTTCAGAGACGGGATTTGAAGAGAGAACCAAAGGAAGAGGTCTTGTGATATGCGGTTGGGCACCGCAAGTGATGATACTGTCACACCCTGCAGTGGGAGGTTTCCTAACACATTGTGGTTGGAATTCAACACTAGAAGCAATAAGTAATGGCGTTCCACTAATCACATGGCCACTCTTTGCAGACCAATTTTCTAATGAGAAGTTAGCAGTGCAGGTACTGAAGATAGGTGTGAGAGTTGGGGTAGAGGTTCCTGAGAGGGGAGTGGAGGAAGGGCAGAATGGTGTATTGGTGAAAAGGGAAGATGTTAAGAGGGCGGTGGATGATTTGATGAAAGAAGGAGAGGAAAGcgaggaaagaagaagaagagttaagGAGCTCGCACTGATGGCCAAGAAAGCGACTGAGAAAGGAGGTTCTTCTTCTCTCAACATCAGACTTCTAATCCAAGATGTCACGCAGCATGTAAACCTTGAGCAAACGAACTTAGGACAGGTTTAA